Proteins from one Oncorhynchus clarkii lewisi isolate Uvic-CL-2024 unplaced genomic scaffold, UVic_Ocla_1.0 unplaced_contig_1469_pilon_pilon, whole genome shotgun sequence genomic window:
- the LOC139394221 gene encoding serine/threonine-protein phosphatase 2A 55 kDa regulatory subunit B gamma isoform-like produces the protein MGEDTESSKVNHSFLRDYVTEADVISTVEFNHTGDLLATGDKGGRVVVFQRETVVGHKPKGELEQVGETGESGEYNVYSTFQSHEPDFDYLKSLEIEEKINKIRWLPQQNAAHFLLSTNDKTIKLWKVSERDKQPEGYNLKDEEGRVKDISTVTSLQVPVLRPTDLMVEVRPRRVFSNGHTYHVNSISVNSDGETYLSADDLRINMWHLGITDRSFNIVDIKPANMEELTEVITAAEFHPHHCHLFVYSSSKGSLRLCDMRASALCDKHTKLFEEPEDPGSRSFFSEIVSSVSDVKFSHNGRYLLTRDYLTAKVWDLHMEKGPVETYQVHDYLRTKLCSLYENDCIFDKFECVWNSSDSVIMTGAYNSFFRMFDRETGRGVTLEAWRETSKPRAVLRTRRIYTGGKRRRGDVGVDSLDFTKKILHMAWHPEENIIAIASTNNLYIFQDRVSPDTQGPDLGSNTI, from the exons ctGATGTAATCTCTACAGTGGAGTTCAACCACACAGGAGATCTGCTGGCTACGGGGGACAAGGGAGGCAGAGTCGTCGTCTTCCAGAGAGAGACCGTGGTTGGTCACAag cctAAAGGGGAGTTGGAGCAGGTGGGGGAGACGGGTGAGTCGGGGGAGTATAATGTGTACAGTACCTTCCAGAGCCACGAGCCTGACTTTGACTACCTGAAGAGCCTGGAGATCGAGGAGAAGATCAACAAGATACGATGGCTGCCTCAACAGAACGCCGCCCACTTCCTGCTCTCCACCAACG ataagACCATCAAGCTGTGGAAGGTGAGTGAGCGAGACAAGCAACCGGAGGGCTACAACCTGAAAGATGAAGAGGGCAGGGTGAAGGATATCTCTACAGTCACATCACTAcag gttCCTGTGTTGAGACCTACAGACCTGATGGTGGAGGTACGTCCTAGGAGGGTGTTCTCCAATGGTCATACCTACCATGTTAACTCCATATCGGTCAACAGTGACGGAGAGACCTACCTGTCAGCTGATGACCTGAGGATCAACATGTGGCATCTGGGGATCACAGACCGCAGCTTCA ACATAGTGGACATCAAGCCAGCCAACATGGAGGAGCTAACAGAGGTGATAACAGCAGCAGAGTTTCATCCTCACCACTGTCACCTGTTTGTCTACAGTAGCAGTAAAGGATCTCTACGTCTCTGTGACATGAGGGCCTCGGCACTTTGCGACAAACACACCAAAC tCTTTGAGGAACCAGAGGACCCAGGAAGTCGTTCATTCTTCTCTGAGATCGTGTCGTCGGTGTCGGATGTGAAGTTCAGTCACAACGGGCGGTACCTGCTGACCAGGGATTACCTGACGGCCAAGGTGTGGGACTTACACATGGAGAAAGGCCCCGTCGAAACCTACCAG GTTCATGACTACCTGAGGACTAAGCTGTGCTCTCTGTACGAGAACGACTGTATATTTGACAAGTTCGAGTGTGTCTGGAACAGCTCCGACAG tgtGATAATGACTGGGGCGTACAACAGCTTCTTCCGGATGTTTGACAGGGAGACGGGGCGGGGCGTGACCCTGGAG GCGTGGCGAGAGACCAGTAAGCCTCGAGCTGTACTGCGGACGCGACGGATCTACACCGGGGGCAAACGTCGTCGCGGCGACGTGGGGGTGGACAGTCTGGACTTCACTAAGAAGATCCTCCACATGGCCTGGCACCCCGAGGAGAACATCATCGCCATAGCCTCCACCAACAACCTCTACATCTTCCAGGACCGGGTCAGCCCCGACACACAGggtccagacctgggttcaaacaccATTTAG